In Limisphaera ngatamarikiensis, the following proteins share a genomic window:
- a CDS encoding nucleotidyltransferase family protein: protein MKSIILAAGYATRLYPLTLNRPKPLLSVAGKPMLDHVLAALAPLRDINHAYIVTNARFADQFEEWARTHGRYAPFPCTIVNDGSTDDTNKLGAIGDIHFVLQTRALDEDLVIVAGDNLFSEPLTGFGEYCRQRNAPVLGIYDVGDLDQIKNYNAISTDTDGRIIFFEEKPARPQSTLTGIALYFYPRHTLPLIRQYVAEGNNPDQPGRLVQWMYRRIPFYTWRVPGLWFDIGSRETLEEADRIFRQLTPRNPAPGSP, encoded by the coding sequence ATGAAGTCCATCATACTGGCAGCCGGGTACGCCACCCGACTCTACCCGTTGACGTTGAACCGGCCCAAGCCGTTGTTGTCTGTCGCGGGTAAGCCCATGCTGGACCATGTGCTCGCCGCCCTGGCACCCCTGCGCGACATCAACCACGCCTACATTGTCACCAACGCCAGGTTCGCCGACCAGTTCGAGGAATGGGCCCGAACCCACGGCCGGTACGCACCGTTCCCCTGCACCATCGTCAACGACGGTTCCACCGACGACACCAACAAGCTCGGCGCCATCGGCGACATCCATTTCGTCCTGCAAACCCGGGCACTCGACGAGGACCTCGTCATCGTCGCCGGGGACAACCTGTTCAGCGAGCCCCTGACCGGTTTCGGCGAGTACTGCCGACAACGGAACGCCCCGGTGCTGGGCATCTACGACGTGGGCGACCTCGACCAAATCAAGAATTACAACGCCATCTCCACCGACACCGACGGCCGCATCATCTTCTTCGAGGAAAAACCGGCCCGCCCCCAAAGCACACTCACCGGCATCGCCCTGTACTTCTACCCGCGCCACACCCTGCCCCTGATTCGACAATACGTGGCCGAGGGCAACAACCCCGACCAGCCCGGCCGACTCGTCCAGTGGATGTACCGGCGCATCCCTTTCTACACCTGGCGCGTCCCCGGTCTGTGGTTCGACATCGGGTCCAGAGAAACCCTGGAGGAAGCCGACCGGATCTTCCGTCAACTGACCCCGCGCAACCCCGCCCCGGGCAGCCCGTGA